The proteins below come from a single Natrinema sp. SYSU A 869 genomic window:
- a CDS encoding phosphoserine phosphatase, with product MVDESKNIELTEDDLENKSKGQLIKMAGQLRDRRNELNQMASDRASKRDDLNAKTREKVDEAQEHREKRDELNEQVQEHKESRNELNAEANELFDKVEQLKSDMELDEGKDLEELEEEIEELEFKQQTEVLSSEDEKELIEKIENKREEHEERKQKLDQNEDLEELVEEAEEVRSEASQHHQKVTELADKAQEHHNQMIEAYREADDIRDEADEMHEKFVEAQEAADRHHEDFVRVQKRLRELDKEEEEERKTERDKKKEEAKEEAEEIYQKFKEGETLDTEDLMKLQKTGLL from the coding sequence ATGGTAGACGAATCGAAGAACATCGAACTGACAGAGGACGACCTAGAAAACAAATCGAAAGGACAGCTCATCAAGATGGCTGGTCAACTGCGAGACCGGCGAAACGAGCTGAACCAGATGGCTTCCGACCGGGCCTCCAAGCGTGACGATCTCAACGCGAAGACCCGCGAGAAAGTCGACGAGGCTCAAGAGCACCGCGAGAAACGCGACGAGCTCAACGAGCAGGTCCAAGAACACAAGGAGAGCCGCAACGAGCTCAACGCCGAAGCCAACGAGCTGTTCGACAAGGTCGAGCAGCTCAAGTCGGACATGGAGCTCGACGAGGGCAAGGACTTGGAGGAACTCGAAGAGGAGATCGAAGAACTCGAGTTCAAACAGCAGACCGAAGTCCTCTCGAGCGAAGACGAGAAGGAGCTCATCGAGAAGATCGAGAACAAGCGCGAGGAGCACGAGGAGCGCAAACAGAAGCTCGATCAGAACGAGGACCTCGAGGAACTCGTCGAGGAAGCCGAAGAAGTGCGATCGGAGGCCTCCCAGCACCACCAGAAGGTCACGGAGCTCGCGGACAAGGCCCAGGAACATCACAACCAGATGATCGAGGCCTATCGCGAGGCCGACGACATCCGTGACGAGGCCGACGAGATGCACGAGAAGTTCGTCGAGGCTCAGGAGGCTGCCGACCGCCACCACGAGGACTTCGTTCGTGTCCAGAAGCGCCTGCGCGAACTGGACAAGGAAGAAGAGGAGGAGCGCAAGACCGAGCGCGACAAGAAGAAAGAGGAGGCCAAAGAGGAGGCCGAGGAGATCTATCAGAAGTTCAAGGAAGGCGAAACCCTCGACACCGAGGACCTGATGAAACTCCAGAAGACCGGACTGCTCTAA